A single genomic interval of Natronincola ferrireducens harbors:
- the nikC gene encoding nickel transporter permease, with translation MQQEIVHLQKEEIKRMKTKHRFFKDKMAVLGCIILCIFIIISILTPSLTTNDPLKVDLMERLNPPSSTYPMGTDHLGRCVFTRVLYGGRTSMTVAVAVLGIVLTIGVLVGVLAGYIGGFVDTFISHIIDILLAFPGLILALAIAGILGPSLINTMIAVAAVQWVGYARIVRGMVLSIKEKDYVKTAKTCGTSHFFIILRHILPNMISPIIVLATLDVGAIILRIAALSFLGLGAQPPTPEWGAMINDGRAYMQTAPWVMFFPGGAILLVVMAFNLLGDGLRDIYDPKNT, from the coding sequence ATGCAACAGGAGATAGTTCACCTACAAAAAGAAGAAATCAAAAGAATGAAAACCAAGCATAGGTTCTTTAAAGATAAAATGGCAGTACTAGGATGTATCATTCTATGTATCTTTATCATCATTTCTATTTTGACACCTAGCTTAACTACAAATGATCCCCTCAAGGTGGATTTAATGGAAAGACTTAACCCACCTAGTTCAACCTATCCAATGGGGACAGATCACCTAGGACGATGTGTTTTTACGAGGGTCCTGTATGGAGGAAGAACCTCCATGACGGTAGCTGTGGCTGTCTTGGGAATTGTGTTAACAATAGGGGTTTTAGTAGGAGTATTGGCAGGATACATAGGGGGATTTGTGGATACTTTTATTAGCCACATTATAGATATACTGCTGGCTTTTCCTGGACTTATCCTAGCTCTAGCAATAGCTGGAATTTTAGGACCCAGTCTTATAAATACCATGATTGCTGTAGCAGCTGTACAATGGGTGGGTTATGCAAGAATCGTAAGGGGTATGGTATTATCCATTAAGGAGAAGGATTATGTCAAGACAGCTAAGACCTGTGGAACTTCACATTTTTTTATTATTCTACGGCATATTTTACCCAATATGATTTCACCTATTATTGTTTTAGCTACTTTAGATGTAGGGGCAATTATTTTAAGAATTGCAGCACTGTCATTTTTAGGGTTAGGGGCACAACCCCCTACACCGGAATGGGGAGCTATGATTAATGATGGCAGAGCCTATATGCAGACGGCTCCATGGGTAATGTTTTTCCCTGGAGGGGCTATTTTACTAGTAGTCATGGCCTTTAATTTATTGGGAGATGGTCTGCGGGATATATACGATCCTAAAAATACATAA
- the nikB gene encoding nickel ABC transporter permease, whose amino-acid sequence MIDYILKRSLHLIFVMIGVSILTFGLSQLIPGDPAELLLREMGMEATREEVEILREQLGLNDPFMVQYGRWIKNVLRGDLGRSFRTGGKVAQEIATRLTATIELTIGGLLVMIVLALPIGILSAIFKNTWVDHISRLFAFFGASIPSFWLGLMLIYFFSVKHSIFPVMGRGSLRHLFLPSFTLGIGMATTYARLIRASMLEVLGQDFILAARSRGLKENIVIINNALRNALIPVVTAFGMSFGHLLGGTVIVENIFAWPGVGKFLVECIFNRDYPVIQGYVLWMATIFVFANLIVDISYRLLDPRISVGRKM is encoded by the coding sequence TTGATAGATTACATACTTAAAAGAAGTTTACATTTAATTTTTGTTATGATTGGGGTGTCTATACTGACCTTTGGATTAAGTCAGTTGATACCGGGGGATCCAGCGGAACTACTCCTGAGAGAAATGGGGATGGAGGCCACTAGGGAAGAGGTGGAAATTCTAAGGGAGCAGTTGGGGCTCAATGATCCCTTTATGGTACAGTATGGAAGATGGATAAAGAATGTTTTGAGGGGAGATTTAGGTCGATCCTTTAGAACCGGCGGAAAGGTAGCACAGGAAATAGCAACACGATTGACAGCCACTATAGAATTGACAATAGGAGGCCTACTGGTAATGATTGTCTTAGCCCTACCCATAGGGATTTTATCAGCAATCTTTAAAAATACTTGGGTAGACCATATAAGTCGTTTATTTGCTTTCTTTGGAGCTTCCATACCCTCCTTTTGGCTGGGTTTGATGTTGATTTACTTTTTTTCTGTAAAGCATTCTATTTTTCCTGTGATGGGGAGAGGAAGTTTGAGACACTTGTTTTTACCCTCTTTTACCCTTGGGATAGGAATGGCTACAACCTATGCCAGGCTGATTAGAGCCAGTATGCTGGAGGTTTTGGGACAGGACTTTATTCTAGCAGCCCGTTCTAGAGGCCTTAAAGAAAATATCGTTATTATAAATAATGCTTTAAGAAATGCTCTCATTCCAGTGGTGACAGCCTTTGGTATGAGCTTTGGACATTTATTGGGAGGCACTGTTATTGTAGAAAATATTTTTGCTTGGCCAGGGGTTGGAAAATTTTTAGTAGAATGTATTTTTAATAGAGATTATCCCGTGATACAGGGTTATGTTTTATGGATGGCTACGATTTTCGTGTTTGCCAATCTCATTGTTGATATATCTTATAGACTATTGGATCCACGAATTTCTGTAGGAAGGAAGATGTAG
- a CDS encoding ABC transporter ATP-binding protein: protein MDTILDIKNLSIAFSNTNEGIKAVNRASLQLRTGEVLGIVGESGCGKTTLSRSVLGLLPPAGKILEGELVFEGKDLLHLSKEEKRKIRGREIGMIFQDSMTSLNPVRKIGSQFIETLSSRLEIHEEQARQIAEEMLAKVNLPNPKKIMNRYSFQLSGGMRQRVMIAIALALRPKILIADEPTTALDVTVQAQILKEMRDLKENYGTSIMLVSHNLGVVYQVADTIAVMYAGSVVEYGDASTIFKNPTHPYTKALLGSIPTLSQHQEKLVSIEGTPPVSNSLPSGCVFHPRCQYASHLCRLEKPITVETVEGVRVACHRVNSSNYTEGEDYIA from the coding sequence ATGGACACTATATTAGATATTAAAAACCTGTCAATAGCCTTTTCCAACACTAATGAAGGAATTAAAGCTGTTAATAGAGCTAGTCTACAGCTGAGGACTGGGGAAGTTTTAGGTATTGTAGGGGAAAGCGGATGTGGTAAAACTACTCTTTCCCGTAGTGTCTTAGGCCTATTGCCACCAGCTGGAAAAATTCTTGAGGGTGAACTTGTTTTTGAAGGAAAGGACTTACTTCATTTATCTAAGGAAGAAAAGAGAAAAATCAGAGGTAGAGAAATAGGAATGATTTTTCAAGACTCTATGACTTCTTTAAATCCAGTGAGGAAAATAGGCAGTCAGTTTATAGAAACCCTTTCTTCTAGACTTGAAATCCATGAAGAACAGGCAAGGCAAATAGCAGAAGAGATGCTAGCTAAGGTAAACTTACCTAATCCTAAAAAAATTATGAATAGATACTCCTTCCAATTAAGTGGAGGAATGCGACAGAGGGTGATGATTGCTATAGCCCTTGCATTAAGACCTAAGATATTGATAGCAGATGAACCGACTACAGCATTAGATGTAACTGTTCAGGCACAAATTCTTAAGGAAATGCGGGACTTAAAGGAAAACTATGGCACCAGCATTATGCTAGTATCCCATAATTTAGGGGTTGTATATCAGGTGGCGGATACTATTGCCGTCATGTATGCCGGTTCTGTTGTGGAATACGGGGATGCATCAACAATATTTAAAAATCCTACCCATCCCTACACCAAGGCTTTGCTAGGTTCTATCCCTACATTAAGCCAACATCAAGAAAAGCTGGTATCTATAGAGGGGACCCCCCCTGTTTCCAATAGTTTGCCTTCAGGCTGTGTTTTTCACCCTCGATGTCAATATGCTAGTCATCTTTGTAGACTTGAAAAGCCCATAACTGTAGAAACGGTAGAAGGGGTGAGGGTAGCCTGTCATAGAGTGAATTCATCAAACTATACAGAAGGAGAGGACTACATTGCATAA
- a CDS encoding ABC transporter ATP-binding protein has protein sequence MHNQQPYTNVTNTDEEILLQVTGLTKQYTLEKNFFLRREEKLLAVDDVSLTIHQGKTLGLVGESGCGKSTLGKLVLKVEAPTAGKILFDGQDITNLKGQSLRNMRRNMQGIFQDADASLNPRMKIEDIVKESLTNYHIGSKEERRQQVIELLHTVGLGEEILDRYPHEFSGGQKQRITIARALALRPKLILCDEATASLDVSIQAQVLNLLKKLREVFGLSYLFISHDIAAVKYISDEVAVMYLGKIVERIDSKTLIGKARHPYTRALLQAVPIAGGEKTLLQNKQLKGEPPNPMDIGKGCRFYSRCECREAICNREEPPLKEVRPGHQIACHVVA, from the coding sequence TTGCATAATCAACAGCCCTATACTAATGTCACCAACACCGATGAAGAAATATTGCTGCAAGTCACTGGTTTGACCAAACAGTATACCCTTGAAAAAAACTTTTTTCTGAGGAGGGAAGAAAAATTATTGGCTGTAGATGATGTATCTCTAACTATCCATCAGGGAAAGACACTGGGATTGGTTGGGGAAAGTGGATGTGGAAAAAGTACTCTAGGGAAGTTAGTGTTAAAGGTGGAGGCACCTACAGCAGGGAAAATTTTATTTGATGGACAGGATATCACCAATCTAAAGGGCCAAAGCTTAAGAAATATGAGAAGGAATATGCAGGGAATTTTTCAAGATGCCGATGCTTCCTTAAATCCTAGGATGAAGATAGAGGACATTGTTAAGGAATCATTAACCAATTATCATATAGGAAGTAAAGAAGAGCGTAGGCAACAGGTTATTGAATTACTACATACAGTAGGATTAGGAGAAGAGATTTTAGATCGATATCCCCATGAATTTAGTGGAGGACAGAAACAAAGAATTACCATTGCTAGGGCCCTGGCCCTAAGACCAAAGCTAATCCTATGTGACGAAGCTACAGCCAGTTTAGACGTTTCTATTCAGGCTCAGGTGTTAAACCTACTAAAAAAACTTAGAGAGGTCTTTGGATTATCTTACCTATTTATTTCCCATGATATAGCAGCAGTGAAGTACATTAGTGATGAAGTGGCTGTAATGTATTTAGGAAAAATTGTTGAGCGTATTGATAGCAAAACCTTGATAGGAAAAGCTCGGCATCCCTATACCAGAGCGTTATTGCAGGCAGTACCTATAGCAGGGGGAGAAAAGACTTTGCTACAAAATAAGCAATTAAAGGGAGAACCCCCAAATCCTATGGATATTGGGAAGGGATGCAGATTTTACTCCCGGTGTGAATGTCGTGAAGCAATCTGCAACAGGGAAGAACCTCCTCTGAAGGAAGTGAGACCAGGACATCAGATAGCCTGCCATGTTGTAGCATAA